DNA from Kitasatospora acidiphila:
CGGGAGTAGCCGGTGGCCGCCGCCCGCTCCTCCACCTCGCGGGCGGTCACCGAGGCGTCCACCGTGACCAGGCCGGCCATCGGCAGCAGCACTTCGCGGACCGGTCGGCGGCCCAGTTCGAGGGCGTCCTCCAGCCGCTCCTGCTCGGCCTCGGCCAGCAGCCCGGCGGCCCTGGACTCGGCCAGGATCCACAGGAGTTGCTCGGCGTCGAAGACCGACTCCACCTCGTCCTTGGGCGCCACCTTGAACAGCCGCAGCACCAGGTTGGCGAAGGCGTTCAGGAACCGGATCACCGGGCGCAGCCAGCGGGCCAGCCGGTCCAGTGGCGGGCCGAGCCAGAGCGCGGCCCGCAGCGGCGAGGCCAGCGACATGTTCTTGGGCACCATCTCGCCGATCACCATGTGCAGCACCACCACCAGGGCCAGTGCCAGCAGGTAGGAGGTCAGATGGCTGGCCGCGCCGGACAGCCCGATCGCGTGGAACGGGCCGGACAGCAGTTCGGCCACGGTCGGCTCGGCCAGCGCGCCGAGCAGCAGCGAGCAGACCGTGATGCCCAGTTGGGCGGCGGCCAGCAGCGCCGAGACCTCGCCCATGGCACGCAGCATGGTGGCGGCCCGGCGGTTGCCCTCCTCGGCCAGCGGCTCGACCTGGCTGCGGCGCACCGAGATCACCGCGAACTCGGCGGCGACGAAGAAGGCGTTCCCGAGCAGCAGCAGGAGCGCGGCGAAGAGTTGGACGACGACGATCATGCCGACGCCCCCAGGTGCAGCAGCCGGACCCGGGTGGTGCGGTGCCGGTCGACGCCCTGCACGGTCAGCTCCCAGCCGGGCAGTCCGGCGGTGTCACCGCGCACCGGGATCCGGCCGAGCAGGTCGGCGAGCAGACCGGCGAGCGTCTCGTACGGTCCGTGCGGGGCGTGCAGGCCGATCTCCTCCAACTGGTCGAGCCGGGCCCGGCCGTCGGCCAGCCAGGCCGGGTGCCCGGCGACCGGCGGGATCGCGAGCAGGTCCGGGGTCTCGCCCGGATCGTGCTCGTCGCGCACCTCGCCCACGATCTCCTCGACGATGTCCTCCAGGGTGGCCACGCCGGCCGTGCCGCCGTACTCGTCGATCACGATGGCCATCGGCTGCCGGTGGCGCAGCTGCTCCAGCAGGCGCTCGGCGGGCAGTGTCTCGGGGACCAGCAGCGGGGCGCCCGCCAGTTGATCCACCGTCACCTCGGTGCGGCGCTCGGGGCGGACCGCTATGGCGTCCTTGAGGGTGACGGTGCCGGTGATGTCGTCCAGGCTGTCCCGGTAGACCGGGAAGCGGGAGAAGCCGGTGGCCCTGGTCAGGTTGACCACGTCGGCGGCGGTGGCGTCGTGCCGCAGCGCCGAGACGTCGACCCGGGGGGTCATCACGCTCTCGGCGGTCAGCTCGCCCAGGCCCAGGGTGCGCACGAAGAGCTGCGCGGCGTCCTCCTCCAGGGCGCCGGCCCGGGCCGAGTGCTGGGCCAGCACAGCGAGTTCGCCGGGGGTGCGGGCGTGCGCCAGCTCCTCGGCCGGCTCCATCCCGAGCGCTCGCACCAGCCGGTTGGCGCCGCCGTTGAGGGCGCTGATCAGCGGGCGGCAGGCGGCGCTGAACAGCCGCTGCGGCGCGGCGACCGCGCGGGCCACCTGGAGCGGGCGGGAGATCGCCCAGTTCTTCGGCACCAGTTCGCCGATCACCATCTGCAGCACGGTGGCCAGCACCATGCCGATCACCGTGGCCGCGCCCCTGGCGACACCGGAGGGCAGGCCGAGGCCGGTGAGCGGCGGGCCGAGCAGGGTGGAGAGCGCCGGCTCGGCGAGCATGCCGACCACCAGCGAGGTGACGGTGATGCCCAGCTGGGCGCCGGAGAGTTCGAACGAGAGCGTGTGCAGGGCCTTGCGCAGGCCCTCCGCGCGCCGGTCGCCGGCCTGCGCGGCCCGGTCCACCGCACCGCGGTCCACGGTGACGAAGGAGAACTCGGCGGCGACGAAGAGGCCGTTGGCGAGAATCAGCAGGAAGGCGGCTGCCAGCAGCAGCCAGGCGGTGATCACAGCGCCGCCCGCCCGTTGGTCGAAGGGGGCAGGGCGGCGTCGGTACTACCGGACGGATCGTCCATCGCGGGGAGGTGTCACTCCTCAGGTCACGGGTCGGATGGCGCGGGGCTTTGCCCGAGCTTTACCAGCCTAGCCGATCCCCGCACGCGGGTATGTGGTGGCGGTTACGCGTTGGCGGGCTCGGGGGCGGCGCCGCGGGACTCGACCAGATCGCGCAGCTGGAGCGCGGCCCGCACCGCCTGGTCGCGGCCGCCGCTGGGCTGGATGCCCATGGCGGCCAGCGAGGTGCCGTCGGCCAGGTCCAGGGTGACCCACGGGTCGCCCTGCTTGAGGTTGACCCGCAGGATCTCGGCCCAGTGCAGGCGGCGCGAGCGGACCAGGTTCACCACCAGCACGCCGTCGGCGTCGGCGTCCACCCGGGGGCGGGCCAGCATCAGGCCGACCCCGGAGAAGACCAGCCCGAGGAAGACCAGCATGACCCGGTCGTTCAGCTGCCAGCTGGGCGGGAGGATCAGCGCCATGACCACGAACACCGTCGCCAGCACCCCGCTCGCCGTCAGCAGCACCGCGCGGGTGCGGCGGGGCAGCCAGGTGACGGGCAGGTCGGGCAGGTCGGTGCTGGTCATGGCGCTGGTACTCCGGAGGGGAACGGGTCGTCAGAGGGTGCCGGGCCCTCTACCTACAGACGGCAGGCGTGGATGTTGGTCACCAGGACGCCGCGGGCGCCGATGGCCCACAGGTCGTCCATGATCCGCTGGGCCTCCTTGCGCAGCACCATGGCCCGGACCGCGACCCAGCCCTCGGTGTGCAGCGGGGAGACGGTGGGCGACTCCAGGCCCGGGGTCAGGGCGACCGCGTCGGCGACCTTCTCGGCCCTGATGTCGTAGTCCATCAGGACGTAGCGGCGGGCCACCAGGACGCCCTGCAGTCGGCGCAGGAACTGCTCGACCCCGGCGGCCTCGCCGGCGCCCTTGGGCCGGATCACCACGGCGTCGGAGATCAGGATCGGCTCGCCGAAGACCTCCAGGCCCGCGTTGCGCAGGCTGGTGCCGGTCTCCACCACGTCGGCGATCACGTCGGCGACGCCCAGCTGGACCGCGGTCTCCACCGCGCCGTCCAGCTTGGTGACGGTGGCCTGCACACCGTGCTCGGCGAGGTGCTGGGAGACCAGGCCGGTGTAGGAGGTGGCGATCCGCAGGCCCTGCAGGCCCTGCACGTCCTTGGGCGAGCCGGCCGGGCCGGCGAACCGGAAGGTCGAGCCGGCGAAGCCGAGCGCGAGCACCTCCTCGGCGTCGGCGCCGGAGTCCAGCAGCAGGTCACGGCCGGTGATGCCGATGTCGAGCCGGCCGGAGCCGACGTAGACCGCGATGTCACGCGGGCGCAGGAAGAAGAACTCCACCTGGTTCTCGGGGTCGACCAGGACCAGTTCCTTGGGGTCCTTGCGCTGGCGGTAGCCGGCCTCATGGAGCATCTCCGCCGCGGGACCCGAGAGCGAACCCTTGTTGGGGAGGGCGATGCGCAGCATGAACGGATGTTCCTTCGTTACTAGCCGATACGGGGGCGTGGAGCTGAGGACCGGTGGTCAGAGGTAGGCGTAGACGTCGTCGAGGGTCAGCCCGCGGGCGACCATCATCACCTGGAGGTGGTAGAGCAGCTGGGAGATCTCCTCGGCCGTCTGCTCCTTGGTCTGGAACTCGGCGGCCATCCAGACCTCGGCCGCCTCCTCGACCACCTTCTTGCCGATGGCATGGACGCCCTGCTGGACGAGCTGCGCGGTACGGGAGGTCTCGGGGTCGCCGGTGGCGGCCTTCTGCTGGAGCTCGGTGAAGAGCTCCTCGAATGTCTTGGAAGCCATGATGGGAACCACCTTACGGGGTCCGGGCATCGGCTTGGCCAACGGCTCGACCTATGGACGGCCCGCTGGATTTCCCGGGGCCGGCTGTCCGGAGTCCGGCCCCGGGCGGCAGGGTGTCAGGCCGCCAGCGCGCGAAGCGTGACGGCGGTGGCGACGGCGGCACTGACCGCCTCGTGGCCCTTGTCCTCGGCGGAGCCGGGCAGGCCCGCGCGGTCGATCGCCTGCTCCTCGTTGTCGCAGGTGAGCACGCCGAAGCCGACCGGCACGCCGGTGCGCACGCTGACCTCGGTGAGGCCGGCGGTGGCCGCCTGGCAGACGTAGTCGAAGTGCGGGGTGCCGCCGCGGATGACGACCCCGAGGGCCACCACCGCGTCATAGCCGAGCTCCGCCAACCGCTGGGCGGCGACCGGCAGTTCGAAGGTTCCGGGGACTCGCACCACGGTCGGCTCGGCGATCCCGAGCTCCTTGAGGGCGCGCTCGGCGCCGTTCAGCAGGCCGTCCATCACCTGGGTGTGCCACTGGGCCGCGACCACCGCGACCCGCAGGTCGGCGGCGTTCTCGACGGTCAGTACGGGGGCTCCGTGACCAGCCACAATCGTTCTCCTAAGGTTCGTGCGGGGTTCAGTCGACGGCGGACGGCTTCAGCCGACCAGCCACGGCAGGTCGTGGCCCATCCGGTCGCGCTTGGTGAGCAGGTAGGCCAGGTTGTGCCGACCCGCCTGCACCGGTATCGGCGCCCGGTCCTTGACCTTGAGTCCGTGGTCCAGCAGCGCGGTCTGCTTGTCCGGGTTGTTGGTGAGCAGGGTGAGCGAGCGCACCCCGAGGTCGGTGAGCATCTGGGCGCCGAGGCTGTAGTCGCGGGCGTCGGCGGGCAGGCCGAGCTCCAGGTTGGCGTCCACGGTGTCCCGGCCCTGCTCCTGCAGCTGGTAGGCGCGCAGCTTGTGGCCCAGGCCGATGCCGCGCCCCTCGTGGCCGCGCAGGTAGAGCACCACGCCACGGCCGGCCTCGGCGACCCTGGCCAGCGAGGCCTCCAGCTGCGGGCCGCAGTCGCAGCGCAGCGAGCCGAAGACGTCTCCGGTCAGGCACTCGGAGTGGACCCGGACCAGCACGTCCTCGCCGTCCGGCAGCCGCCCGTCGGCGTCCAGGCCGCCGGCGACCAGGGCGATGTGCTCGGTGCCGTCCATGGTGCCGCGGTAGCCGACCGCGGTGAATTCGCCGTGCACGGTGGGCAGGGCGGTCACGGCGACCCGCTCGACCTGGGACTCGGTGCGGCGGCGGTAGGCGATCAGGTCCTCGATGGAGATGATCGACAGGCCGTGCTCGCGGGCGAAGGCCACCAGTTCGGGCAGTCGGGCCATGGTGCCGTCGTCGTTGACCACCTCGCAGATGGCGGCCGCCGGGGGCAGCCCGGCCAGCCGGGCCAGGTCCACGCCGGCCTCGGTGTGGCCGGGCCGGGCCAGCACCCCGCCGTCCACCGCGCGCAGCGGGAAGACGTGGCCGGGGCGGGTGAAGTCGCGGGCGGTGGAGGCCGGTTCACCGAGCAGGCGGATGGTCAGCGCCCGGTCCACCGCGGAGATCCCGGTGGCCTCCACCTCGCGGGCGTCCACCGAGACGGTGTAGGCGGTGCCCTTGCGGTCCTCGTTGACCCGGGTCATCGGAGGCAGGCCGAGCCGGTCGGCGTCCGTCTGGGTGACGGGGACGCAGATCACTCCGGAGGTGTAGCGGATGGTGAAGGCGAGCAGCTCCGGGGTGGCGGCGGTGGCGGCGAAGATCAGGTCGCCCTCGTTCTCCCGGTCCTCGTCGTCCACCACGATCACGGCGCGGCCGGCCGCGATGTCGGCGATGGCCCGCTCCACCGGGTCGAGGGTCAGGTCGAGGTCGTGCGCGTGGGCGTTCATGCCGGGACTCCCTGCAGGGTGGGGGCGGGCTGCGGCAGCCGGGTGCGCAGCCACCAGGAGCGCAGGCCCAGCATCACCAGGACGAAGTAGACGAGGTAGACCAGGCCGGAGAAGGGCAGGCCGCTGGAGAAGGCGAGCGGGACGCCGACCACGTCGACCGCTATCCAGG
Protein-coding regions in this window:
- a CDS encoding hemolysin family protein, yielding MIVVVQLFAALLLLLGNAFFVAAEFAVISVRRSQVEPLAEEGNRRAATMLRAMGEVSALLAAAQLGITVCSLLLGALAEPTVAELLSGPFHAIGLSGAASHLTSYLLALALVVVLHMVIGEMVPKNMSLASPLRAALWLGPPLDRLARWLRPVIRFLNAFANLVLRLFKVAPKDEVESVFDAEQLLWILAESRAAGLLAEAEQERLEDALELGRRPVREVLLPMAGLVTVDASVTAREVEERAAATGYSRFPVADATGAIVGYLHLKDVLEVEDPDAPLPMRLWRKVIAVAESLPMDDALTAMRRATAHLAAVTDADGRALGVVTLEDVLEELVGEMHDPDHRERVQPRPSISSP
- a CDS encoding hemolysin family protein translates to MITAWLLLAAAFLLILANGLFVAAEFSFVTVDRGAVDRAAQAGDRRAEGLRKALHTLSFELSGAQLGITVTSLVVGMLAEPALSTLLGPPLTGLGLPSGVARGAATVIGMVLATVLQMVIGELVPKNWAISRPLQVARAVAAPQRLFSAACRPLISALNGGANRLVRALGMEPAEELAHARTPGELAVLAQHSARAGALEEDAAQLFVRTLGLGELTAESVMTPRVDVSALRHDATAADVVNLTRATGFSRFPVYRDSLDDITGTVTLKDAIAVRPERRTEVTVDQLAGAPLLVPETLPAERLLEQLRHRQPMAIVIDEYGGTAGVATLEDIVEEIVGEVRDEHDPGETPDLLAIPPVAGHPAWLADGRARLDQLEEIGLHAPHGPYETLAGLLADLLGRIPVRGDTAGLPGWELTVQGVDRHRTTRVRLLHLGASA
- a CDS encoding PH domain-containing protein, which produces MTSTDLPDLPVTWLPRRTRAVLLTASGVLATVFVVMALILPPSWQLNDRVMLVFLGLVFSGVGLMLARPRVDADADGVLVVNLVRSRRLHWAEILRVNLKQGDPWVTLDLADGTSLAAMGIQPSGGRDQAVRAALQLRDLVESRGAAPEPANA
- the hisG gene encoding ATP phosphoribosyltransferase, which encodes MLRIALPNKGSLSGPAAEMLHEAGYRQRKDPKELVLVDPENQVEFFFLRPRDIAVYVGSGRLDIGITGRDLLLDSGADAEEVLALGFAGSTFRFAGPAGSPKDVQGLQGLRIATSYTGLVSQHLAEHGVQATVTKLDGAVETAVQLGVADVIADVVETGTSLRNAGLEVFGEPILISDAVVIRPKGAGEAAGVEQFLRRLQGVLVARRYVLMDYDIRAEKVADAVALTPGLESPTVSPLHTEGWVAVRAMVLRKEAQRIMDDLWAIGARGVLVTNIHACRL
- a CDS encoding phosphoribosyl-ATP diphosphatase, which translates into the protein MASKTFEELFTELQQKAATGDPETSRTAQLVQQGVHAIGKKVVEEAAEVWMAAEFQTKEQTAEEISQLLYHLQVMMVARGLTLDDVYAYL
- the ribH gene encoding 6,7-dimethyl-8-ribityllumazine synthase, translating into MAGHGAPVLTVENAADLRVAVVAAQWHTQVMDGLLNGAERALKELGIAEPTVVRVPGTFELPVAAQRLAELGYDAVVALGVVIRGGTPHFDYVCQAATAGLTEVSVRTGVPVGFGVLTCDNEEQAIDRAGLPGSAEDKGHEAVSAAVATAVTLRALAA
- a CDS encoding bifunctional 3,4-dihydroxy-2-butanone-4-phosphate synthase/GTP cyclohydrolase II, producing the protein MNAHAHDLDLTLDPVERAIADIAAGRAVIVVDDEDRENEGDLIFAATAATPELLAFTIRYTSGVICVPVTQTDADRLGLPPMTRVNEDRKGTAYTVSVDAREVEATGISAVDRALTIRLLGEPASTARDFTRPGHVFPLRAVDGGVLARPGHTEAGVDLARLAGLPPAAAICEVVNDDGTMARLPELVAFAREHGLSIISIEDLIAYRRRTESQVERVAVTALPTVHGEFTAVGYRGTMDGTEHIALVAGGLDADGRLPDGEDVLVRVHSECLTGDVFGSLRCDCGPQLEASLARVAEAGRGVVLYLRGHEGRGIGLGHKLRAYQLQEQGRDTVDANLELGLPADARDYSLGAQMLTDLGVRSLTLLTNNPDKQTALLDHGLKVKDRAPIPVQAGRHNLAYLLTKRDRMGHDLPWLVG